A single region of the Kwoniella botswanensis chromosome 1, complete sequence genome encodes:
- a CDS encoding pre-mRNA-splicing factor PRP46: MSTSILPSTDGNAGPSTAANGLPPLADLVRRSTKRTRVVYGVEGSSIDDGLARANKIKLASKLAAEYKDVQTLPPILASQQGPTGPKRPAAANGNGPSAPGPQAGQKLIGGPEAATSSSNTSAPAAEPRSLVKFRHQQGFAAEGGHASSRLSQALMRKKEAREVKPEYHPQWKLTRVISGHMGWVRAVAVDPGNQWFATGAGDRVVKIWDLASGELKLSLTGHISTIRGLAVSDRHPYLFSCAEDKMVKCWDLETNKVIRHYHGHFSGVYSLSVHPTLDVLVTAGRDASVRVWDMRSRANIFTLTGHTSTVADVKTQDSDPQIISGSMDSTVRLWDLAAGKCMTTLTHHKKSVRALAIHPTEYSFASASSGGNNIKKWKCPEGTFVHNFVGHEAIINTLSLNTEGVMFSGADNGSLTLWDYKTGLPFQHLKDIPQPGSLDAEAGVFCSTFDKTGTRLITGGADKTIKVYSEQA; encoded by the exons ATGTCGACCTCGATCCTCCCATCGACAGACGGTAATGCGGGACCGTCCACTGCTGCAAATGGTTTACCGCCTTTAGCTGATTTGGTAAGGAGGAGTACGAAGAGAACGAGGGTTGTATATGGTGTAGAAGGAAGTTCCatcgatgatggattggCTAGAGC AAACAAGATCAAGCTCGCCTCAAAGTTAGCAGCAGAGTATAAAGATGTTCAAACACTTCCACCTATATTGGCAAGTCAACAAGGACCTACAGGACCCAAACGACCTGCCGCTGCTAATGGCAACGGCCCATCGGCACCTGGACCTCAAGCTGGTCAGAAGCTGATAGGTGGACCTGAAGCTGCTACATC ATCATCGAATACATCTGCTCCCGCTGCTGAACCTAGATCGCTAGTGAAATTCAGACATCAACAAGGATTCGCAGCGGAAGGTGGTCATGCGTCGTCTAGGTTATCGCAGGCtttgatgaggaagaaggaagcaAGGGAAGTCAAACCTGAATATCACCCACAAT GGAAACTTACAAGAGTCATTTCGGGTCATATGGGTTGGGTCAGAGCGGTAGCTGTCGATCCAGGAAATCAATGGTTCGCTACTGGTGCAGGAGATCGAGTAGTGAAG ATTTGGGACTTGGCGAGTGGAGAGTTGAAATTATCTTTGACTGGTCATATCTCCACAATTAGAGGATTAGCTGTTTCGGATCGACATCCTTATCTGTTCTCGTGTGCTGAAGACAAG ATGGTCAAATGTTGGGATTTAGAGACGAACAAAGTTATCAGGCATTATCATGGTCATTTCTCCGGTGTCTACTCCTTATC CGTTCACCCTACCCTTGACGTTCTCGTAACGGCTGGTCGAGATGCGAGTGTTCGA GTATGGGATATGCGAAGTCGAGCAAATATTTTCACCCTCACTGGACATACCAGTACGGTAGCAGATGTGAAGACGCAGGATTCTGATCCTCAGATCATTTCGGGAAGCATGGATTCGACTGTTCG ATTATGGGACCTGGCAGCAGGTAAATGCATGACGACCCTCACGCACCACAAGAAATCCGTCAGAGCATTGGCTATCCATCCGACCGAATACTCCTTCGCATCGGCAAGCTCAGGAGGAAACAACATCAAGAAATGGAAATGCCCCGAAGGAACTTTCGTGCATAATTTCGTCGGTCATGAAGCTATTATCAATACTTTGAGTTTGAACACTGAAGGTGTCATGTTCTCGGGTG CGGATAACGGTTCATTGACTTTATGGGATTACAAAACTGGTTTACCGTTCCAACATCTCAAGGATATTCCTCAACCTGGTTCATTGGATGCCGAAGCT GGTGTATTCTGTTCTACTTTCGATAAGACTGGTACGAGGTTGATCACGGGTGGTGCAGATAAGACAATCAAGGTGTATTCTGAACAGGCGTAG
- a CDS encoding adenylosuccinate lyase → MDSYQTPLSSRYASKEMSKLFSSGTRFGTWRKLWLNLAIAEKELGLAISDKAIEQMKANLDLDEAQMKVAAEEEKKRRHDVMAHVHTFGTVAPEAAGIIHLGATSCYVTDNADLIFLREGLDILLPKLAVVISRFSSFAEKYRDLPTLGFTHFQPAQLTTVGKRATLWIQELLWDLRNLERARNDLGFRGVKGTTGTQASFLTLFNGDHDKVEALDKRVTELFGFPYAYPVTGQTYSRKIDADVLGPLSSFGATVHKIATDIRLLANLKEIEEPFEKDQIGSSAMAYKRNPMRCERACSLARHLMAIYQNTLMTSSVQWLERTLDDSANRRVTIPEAFLTADILLTTLQNISEGLVVYPKVIARRISQELPFMATENVIMAIVKAGGDRQECHEKIRVLSHQAGSVVKEQGGENDLIDRIKKDDYFQPIWNQLDDLLDPNTFVGRAPEQVDGFVKDWVKPALEKYQDQLKNVKQAELSV, encoded by the exons ATGGACAGCTATCAAACTCCCCTCTCCTC CCGATATGCATCCAAGGAGATGTCCAAACTCTTCTCTTCAGGT ACCAGATTCGGTACTTGGAGAAAGCTATGGCTCAACCTAGCTATCGCCGAGAAG GAACTCGGTCTCGCCATTTCTGACAAAGCTATCGAACAGATGAAAGCCAATTTAGACCTTGATGAAGCTCAGATGAAAGTTGCtgccgaggaagagaagaaacgaCGAC ACGATGTCATGGCTCATGTCCACACTTTCGGTACTGTCGCTCCTGAGGCTGCCGGTATCATCCA CTTGGGAGCTACTTCCTGTTACGTCACCGA TAACGCCGACCTGATCTTCCTTCGAGAAGGACTCGACATCCTCCTTCCCAAACTTGCCGTCGTCATCTCTCGATTCTCCTCCTTTGCTGAGAAATACCGTGATTTACCTACATTGGGATTCACTCATTTCCAACCTGCTCAATTGACCACCGTCGGTAAACGAGCGACCTTATGGATTCAAGAGTTATTATGGGACTTGAGAAATTTGGAAAGAGCAAGAAACGATTTAGGTTTTAGAGGTGTGAAAGGAACGACTGGTACTCAAGCTTCCTTTTTAACGCTTTTCAACGGTGATCACGATAAAGTAGAAGCATTAGACAAAAGAGTGACGGAATTGTTTGGTTTCCCATATGCTTATCCCGTTACTGGTCAGACTTACTCTAGAAAGATCGATGCGGATGTTTTGGGACCATTGTCAAGTTTCGGTGCGACCGTTCATAAGATCGCTACTGATA TCCGACTCCTTGCCAATctgaaggagattgaagaacCTTTcgaaaaagatcaaatcggTTCATCAGCTATGGCTTACAAG CGAAACCCTATGCGATGTGAACGAGCATGTTCTCTCGCCAGACACCTCATGGCAATCTACCAAAACACCTTGATGACCTCTTCCGTTCAATGGCTCGAGAGAACATTAGATGATAG TGCCAACCGAAGAGTTACCATCCCCGAAGCCTTCCTCACAGCTGATATCCTCCTTACGACCCTCCAAAATATCTCCGAAGGTTTGGTGGTCTATCCTAAAGTAATCGCACGAAGGATCTCTCAAGAACTTCCATTCATGGCTACCGAAAATGTCATTATGGCGATTGTCAAAGCCGGTGGAGACAGACAAGAATGCCACGAGAAGATTAGAGTATTATCTCATCAAGCTGGATCAGTGGTCAAAGAACAAGGTGGAGAGAACGATTTGATCGACAggatcaagaaagatgattaCTTCCAACCTATCTGGAACcaattggatgatctgttaGATCCTAACACGTTTGTTGGAAGAGCTCCAGAACAAGTGGATGGATTCGTAAAGGATTGGGTCAAACCTGCTTTGGAGAAGTACCAGGATCAGTTGAAGAACGTAAAACAGGCTGAATTGTCTGTATAA
- a CDS encoding malate dehydrogenase, NAD-dependent, producing MVKAVVCGAAGGIGQPLSLLLKLNPIITELALYDVVNAIGVAADLSHIPTPAQVTGYLPPDNGAEKALKGADIVVIPAGVPRKPGMTRDDLFVNAGICATLAQAIANAAPKAFILVISNPVNSTVPVFAETLKKAGVFDPKKLLGVSHLDVIRASTFVASVLGKPTDAQKYNIPVVGGHSGATILPLLSQTKPAIPEILADKEKRDALVNRIQFGGDEVVKAKDGAGSATLSMAQAGAEFANYVIDAAFGGKKGKIVQSYINLAADAGGEAIKKEIGADLDYFSVNIELGPNGIEKILPIGQLDDVEKGLLEAAVKELGPSIEKGAAFQPAPPKL from the exons ATGGTCAAAGCTGTAGTCTGCGGTGCTGCCG GTGGTATCGGTCAACCCCTCTCTCTgctcctcaagctcaacccAATCATCACTGAGCTCGCCCTCTACGATGTGGTCAACGCCATAGGT GTTGCTGCCGATTTGTCCCACATTCCTACTCCAGCTCAAGTAACAGGCTATCTCCCACCCGATAATGGAGCTGAGAAAGCTCTCAAGGGAGCCGATATCGTTGTTATCCCAGCTGGTGTACCTAGAAAACCAGGTATGACACGTGATGATCTTTTC GTCAACGCCGGTATCTGTGCAACTCTCGCTCAAGCTATTGCCAACGCCGCACCAAAAGCTttcatcttggtcatctCTAACCCTGTCAACTCGACTGTTCCAGTCTTCGCTGAGACCCTCAAGAAAGCTGGTGTCTTCGATCCCAAGAA ACTTTTGGGTGTATCTCACCTCGATGTCATCCGAGCTTCTACCTTCGTGGCTTCAGTTCTCGGTAAACCCACCGACGCTCAAAAATACAACATCCCAGTGGTTGGTGGTCACTCTGGTGCTACCATCTTACCTTTGCTTTCTCAAACTAAACCTGCCATC CCTGAGATCCTGGCcgacaaggagaagagagatgctTTGGTAAACCGAATCCAATTCGGTGGTGATGAAGTTGTCAAAGCTAAGG ACGGTGCTGGTTCCGCTACTCTTTCGATGGCTCAAG CCGGAGCTGAATTCGCCAACTACGTCATCGATGCTGCTTTCGGTGGAAAGAAGGGCAAGATCGTTCAATCATACATCAACCTCGCTGCTGATGCTGGTGGTGAAGCTATCAAGAAGGAAATTGGAGCTGATTTGGACTACTTCTCTGTTAACATTGAGCTTGGA CCCAACGGTATCGAGAAAATCCTTCCTATCGGTCAACTTGATGATGTAGAGAAAGGTCTGCTCGAAGCTGCCGTCAAGGAGCTTGGTCCATCCAtcgagaag GGTGCCGCTTTCCAGCCCGCTCCTCCCAAACTCTAA